From Bradyrhizobium erythrophlei:
CCGCCAGCAGCGCCAGCTTCTCGACCGCGAGCCGCGCCACGCGCTCGCTGTCCGGCCTGCGGAAGGCCTTGCCGATGAACGTCACCACGTCGCCGGCGCCGGACAGGCCGCTGGTTTCGCCGGCAAGCTGCTGCAGGACCGCGCTTGCCGCCTCGACCTCGCGCGACAGCGCCCGCAGCACGTCCAGGCACATCACATTGCCCGAGCCTTCCCAGATCGCGTTGACCGGGGATTCACGGTAATGCCGCGCCAAAATACCCTCCTCGACATAGCCATTGCCGCCGAGACACTCCATCGCCTCGTAGAGAAATCCCGGTGCGCTCTTGCACACCCAGTATTTGATGGCGGGCGTCAGCAGCCGCATGTACGCCGCCTCGTTCTGGTCGTGCGGCGCCTGGTCAAACGAACGGCACAGCCGCATCACCAGCGCGATCGAGGCCTCGGCATGCAGCGCCATGTCCGACAGCACCGCCTGCATCAGCGGCTGATCGGCGAGATGCTTCTGGAACACGCTGCGGTGCCTGGAGTGATGCAGCGCATGCGCGAGGCCCGACCGCATCAGGCCGGCGGAAGCGATCGCGCAATCCTGCCGCGTCAACTGCACCATCTGGATGATGGTGCGGATGCCCTTGCCCTCGTCGCCGACCCGCACCCCGTAAGCGCCGACGAACTCCACTTCGGACGAGGCATTGGAGCGGTTGCCGAGCTTGTCCTTCAGGCGCTGGAACTGGATCGCGTTGATCGATCCGTCGGGGCGAAAGCGCGGCATGAAGAAGCAGGTGAGGCCTTTGTCTGCCTGCGCCAGCACCAGGAAGGCGTCGCACATCGGTGCCGACATGAACCATTTATGCCCGGTGATGCGATAGGCATCGCCGTCGCGCTCCGCGCGCGTCATGTTGGAACGCACGTCGGTGCCGCCCTGCTTCTCGGTCATGCCCATGCCGAGCGTCATGCCCCGCTTGGTCCACCACGGCGCGAAGGAGGGATCATAGGCGCGGGTCGAGATCACCGACATCAGTTTCGTCAGCAGATCCGGCTGCGCCGCCAGCGCCGCCACCGAGGCACGCGTCATGGTGATCGGACACAGATGCCCGGTCTCGACTTGCGAAGCCATATAGAATTTGGCCGCGCGCACCACTTCGGCCGCATTGCCGGCCGGCTTGCCGTCCACGGTCCAGGTCGAGTTGTGAATGCCGGCGTAGGCGCTGCGCGCCATCACTTCGTGATAGGCGGGATGAAACTCGACCTCGTCGCGCCGGTTGCCGCGGGAATCGAAGGTGCGCAGTTTCGGCGTGTTCTCGTTGGCAATGCGGCCGCGCTCGGCCATAGCAGCCGAACCCCAGTGCTGGCCGAACTCGGAAAGTTCCTTTTGCGCATGCGCCCCGCCATTGGCCGTAACCGATTCCATCAACGGCCGGTCCACCGCGAACAGATCCACGTCTTCGAACGGCGGCGACTGGTTGAACACTTCGTGGGTCGCGAATGTCGCTTGAGTCATGGGCTACGTCCGGCTGTCGAATAGACGAGGAATTGGGGTAAGGTCAGGCGACAGGCTGTAGCCTTTCACCCCGATCGCACGCTTTGTTCTACCTCAACCGCTTTGTGATCGGAAAATCATACGCGGGCCCGCCGGCCCCCGGCAGCGAAAAATGCCACCACTCCTTGGAATAATTTACAAAACCTTGCTTCGC
This genomic window contains:
- a CDS encoding acyl-CoA dehydrogenase family protein translates to MTQATFATHEVFNQSPPFEDVDLFAVDRPLMESVTANGGAHAQKELSEFGQHWGSAAMAERGRIANENTPKLRTFDSRGNRRDEVEFHPAYHEVMARSAYAGIHNSTWTVDGKPAGNAAEVVRAAKFYMASQVETGHLCPITMTRASVAALAAQPDLLTKLMSVISTRAYDPSFAPWWTKRGMTLGMGMTEKQGGTDVRSNMTRAERDGDAYRITGHKWFMSAPMCDAFLVLAQADKGLTCFFMPRFRPDGSINAIQFQRLKDKLGNRSNASSEVEFVGAYGVRVGDEGKGIRTIIQMVQLTRQDCAIASAGLMRSGLAHALHHSRHRSVFQKHLADQPLMQAVLSDMALHAEASIALVMRLCRSFDQAPHDQNEAAYMRLLTPAIKYWVCKSAPGFLYEAMECLGGNGYVEEGILARHYRESPVNAIWEGSGNVMCLDVLRALSREVEAASAVLQQLAGETSGLSGAGDVVTFIGKAFRRPDSERVARLAVEKLALLAAAAALNKVSPHHAELFARTRLAQNHGSMYGAVDVASSDIRTLLGRTLP